From Fluviispira vulneris, a single genomic window includes:
- a CDS encoding GNAT family N-acetyltransferase — protein sequence MNFSLRKVLLEDINELSSMHIQAWKDAYQNIIDQEYLNNLKLQDKISTWQKVLSNEKSGYNLLACNDKNKILGFASAGAHRDDPSFGEIFAIYVRANSYGHGIGQSLWKNMNIYLKENNFTHAKLWVLENNKKAIDFYTKNKCTFTNEKKKIMLGNKEYAELSFVWKVEIENIHCADNKL from the coding sequence ATGAATTTTTCTCTTCGAAAAGTTTTGCTAGAAGATATTAATGAACTCAGTTCAATGCATATCCAAGCGTGGAAAGATGCTTATCAGAATATTATTGATCAAGAGTATTTAAATAATTTAAAATTACAAGATAAAATCTCTACGTGGCAAAAGGTTTTAAGCAATGAAAAAAGCGGATATAACCTTCTAGCCTGCAATGATAAAAACAAAATTCTCGGCTTTGCCAGCGCAGGAGCTCACCGAGACGATCCCAGTTTTGGAGAAATTTTTGCAATATATGTGCGAGCCAACTCATACGGACACGGTATTGGTCAATCCTTATGGAAAAATATGAATATATATTTAAAGGAAAATAATTTCACCCACGCTAAGTTATGGGTGCTTGAAAACAACAAAAAAGCCATTGATTTCTATACAAAAAATAAATGCACTTTTACCAACGAGAAAAAGAAAATCATGCTCGGTAACAAAGAATATGCAGAACTCTCTTTTGTTTGGAAGGTTGAGATTGAGAACATTCATTGCGCAGATAATAAATTATAA
- a CDS encoding DEAD/DEAH box helicase, translating to MSFFDVFSLRDKVISDYKKLVTSFFGIKNKQMDLFVQEELQKGAFWPSPLVQLNPGFKRKANITELVQQNKLHPICEKIFLANKQKDNLNLVNCKPLDLYTHQVEALECALKNENYVVTTGTGSGKSLTFIIPIVNDILKRKKTNMGIQAIIVYPMNALANSQQEELLKYINYGFAKEDVPIQIARYTGQDKEEEREKLRREPPHILITNYMMLELMLTRLEDQKIFDLTHDLHYLVFDELHTYRGRQGSDVALLIRRLKERSGSKNIICVGTSATIAAEDSSDPKKEVAECASKIFGVNILPKNVIGETLERHTEELQFSSDSEKLSLQKSTKKWSKNLDSHTLESLKSDPLCSWLESKLGVQYDEKSKQLIRSKPRPLDGKNGISLELKELCSLTEETCVKALKNILRAVSLTGENNRALFPFKLHQFITRGGNLYTSLDRSYFSLEITRYAPLDPNENGNKKNKILFPVAFCRQCGADYFSVKRFANSLHKTTPHLEPRHDLSDESDKNGESGFVYMHTDKNISTNDFKNFIYENLPDAWWEENSKGEIKLGTSHKEHVPKIIYLSDEGDIYENKQDNSHIAAYFSRPFRYCLECDFFTDNARGKDFWRLATLGTEGRSTSTTVLALSVINSLRASEGIDDKAKKLMSFTDNRQDASLQSGHFNDFIDTVQIRRALWQALKVAPPSGIQFDHLAEALFNAFEMSSLEPQDYMRENSQNPSFAQRRKAKDALKELLVYRALLDLSAEDWRITLPSLDRTDMLRITFPLLEACFREKAELESVKNSTLEVTRNYFEEVLLLVKKEEDRIWGQNIFISLNEKVLYEFLEDLATRLRKNLCIESKFLEDESLIHIERRIEEELSELWQIERKKNVDHCKYAWPGPLSEESSSRISLSAYSVFGRKIRTELIKIYPDEKVTRNKVQAFIPYLFGCLIACGIALPPHRKPGVPLGVRLKLSDICWKKGEITPKKENEISLAFFVNLYQEPIVLTKYLRAAEHTAQVPDSDREEREALFRNGDLQLLCCSPTMELGVDISSLNVVNMRNVPPTPANYAQRSGRAGRGGQAAFVYTYCSSGNSHDQYFFRNAQDMVAGSVKPPPLDLSNEDLIRSHVHAIWLASAGVRLGSKMTDVIDLNDEKPDNTFIKEDKVTKLKDINTNNIALLAARKVLDAIPELQEAEWYRKNPKWLDETIKNAYMQFDLAFDRWRLLFKSALNQRDKAQKISNSNAASKEDRIRADREIEEAKAQIEYLRGDDREKTSADFYPYRYLASEGFLPGYNFPRLPLSAFIPGLKGFAYFKSRYNQEKPEYLARPRFIALSEFGPQSLIYHNGSRYKISKVILPQRNVDGNILTQKSLCCNNCGYLHIISHEKTYDICENCYSNSLESIDHCFQMQNVSTHKVDRISADEEERTRYGYKVRSLFRFAERGHEKIVEKMNILSEEKEILFSCHYGPGATLWRMNEGWLKKRSDEDSLRGFLLDKNTGRWERAPGEGSESDFETKELIVPYVEDRKNALYLDNFPDNSKEFIASFQAALKSSIQIVAQLAESELSAETLPNQIAPHGILFYEAAEGGAGALRKISLDERRMQQVAKEALKLCHYDPDTGEDILDPTDSRYCISACYKCLMGYSNQQDHAILNRKLIRSYLFDLTKSHKETLTVAGEDSKTQLDKLLKACESELEKKFVQWLYDNSFNLPNKAQKFIPEINARPDFIYTYNGQNNVFVFVDGPHHDSLMEQKKDKLIDEACMDIGVTSLRFHHAAPWESIVLEMPDIFGRGTLKNMEA from the coding sequence ATGTCATTTTTTGATGTTTTTTCATTACGTGATAAAGTTATCAGTGATTATAAAAAATTAGTTACAAGTTTTTTCGGCATTAAAAATAAACAGATGGATTTATTTGTACAAGAAGAACTGCAAAAAGGTGCATTTTGGCCATCTCCTTTGGTGCAATTGAATCCAGGCTTTAAAAGAAAAGCCAATATCACTGAGCTTGTTCAGCAAAATAAATTGCACCCAATCTGTGAAAAAATATTTTTAGCCAATAAACAAAAAGATAATTTAAATTTAGTAAACTGTAAACCTTTGGATTTATATACGCATCAAGTAGAGGCTTTAGAGTGTGCATTAAAAAATGAAAATTATGTTGTTACAACAGGTACGGGGTCGGGAAAAAGTTTAACTTTTATTATTCCAATCGTAAATGATATTTTAAAAAGAAAAAAAACAAATATGGGTATACAAGCTATTATTGTTTACCCGATGAATGCGCTCGCCAACAGTCAACAAGAAGAATTATTAAAATATATTAACTACGGTTTTGCAAAAGAAGATGTGCCCATTCAAATCGCTCGTTACACTGGACAGGATAAAGAAGAAGAAAGAGAGAAATTAAGAAGGGAGCCACCGCATATATTAATTACAAATTATATGATGCTTGAACTTATGTTAACAAGGCTAGAAGATCAAAAAATATTTGATCTAACTCATGATCTTCATTATTTGGTTTTTGATGAATTGCACACATACCGAGGACGGCAAGGCAGTGATGTTGCTTTGCTCATCCGCCGACTCAAAGAACGGAGTGGATCTAAAAATATTATTTGTGTAGGAACTTCTGCTACTATCGCAGCTGAAGACAGTAGCGATCCTAAAAAAGAAGTGGCAGAATGTGCATCCAAAATTTTTGGAGTCAATATATTACCGAAGAATGTGATCGGAGAAACATTAGAGAGACATACAGAAGAATTGCAGTTTAGCAGTGATTCAGAAAAATTAAGCTTACAAAAAAGTACAAAAAAATGGTCAAAAAATTTAGACAGTCATACCTTAGAATCCCTTAAATCAGACCCCTTATGTTCTTGGCTTGAGTCGAAACTGGGAGTTCAATATGACGAAAAATCTAAGCAATTAATTCGTTCTAAACCGAGACCTTTAGATGGAAAAAATGGTATTTCTTTGGAATTAAAAGAACTTTGTTCTTTAACAGAAGAGACATGTGTAAAAGCTTTAAAAAATATTTTAAGAGCTGTTTCTTTAACGGGGGAAAACAATCGTGCTTTATTTCCATTTAAATTGCATCAATTTATCACGCGTGGTGGCAATCTTTACACCAGTTTAGATAGATCTTATTTTAGTTTAGAAATAACTAGATATGCTCCGCTTGATCCAAATGAAAATGGAAATAAAAAAAATAAAATATTATTTCCTGTTGCATTTTGTCGGCAATGCGGTGCAGACTATTTTTCGGTCAAACGCTTTGCAAATTCATTGCATAAAACTACACCTCACTTAGAGCCCCGTCACGATCTCTCCGACGAAAGTGATAAAAATGGCGAATCAGGTTTTGTTTATATGCATACAGACAAAAATATTTCAACGAATGATTTTAAGAATTTTATCTATGAAAACTTACCCGATGCCTGGTGGGAAGAAAATAGCAAAGGCGAAATAAAATTAGGAACATCGCACAAAGAGCATGTGCCCAAGATAATTTATTTAAGTGATGAAGGTGATATTTATGAAAATAAGCAAGACAATTCTCATATAGCAGCTTATTTTTCTCGACCTTTCCGCTATTGTTTAGAATGCGATTTTTTCACGGACAATGCGCGTGGGAAGGACTTTTGGCGTCTTGCTACTTTAGGAACAGAAGGGCGTAGCACCTCGACCACTGTCCTTGCTTTATCTGTGATCAATTCTTTGCGTGCGAGTGAAGGAATTGATGACAAAGCAAAAAAACTTATGAGTTTCACAGACAATCGCCAAGATGCTTCTTTGCAATCGGGCCATTTCAACGACTTTATTGATACTGTGCAGATCCGCCGCGCTTTGTGGCAAGCGCTGAAAGTGGCTCCTCCTTCGGGAATTCAATTCGATCATTTAGCAGAAGCACTCTTCAATGCATTTGAAATGTCTTCACTAGAACCGCAGGACTACATGCGAGAAAACTCGCAGAATCCAAGTTTTGCTCAGAGAAGAAAAGCAAAAGATGCTTTGAAAGAATTACTTGTCTATAGAGCTTTGCTAGACTTAAGTGCAGAAGATTGGCGAATCACTTTGCCAAGTCTAGACCGCACAGACATGTTGAGAATCACATTCCCTCTATTAGAAGCGTGCTTTAGAGAAAAAGCTGAGCTTGAGAGTGTAAAAAATTCAACTCTGGAAGTGACACGGAATTATTTTGAAGAAGTTTTACTGTTAGTAAAAAAAGAAGAAGATCGAATTTGGGGACAAAATATATTTATCTCATTGAATGAGAAAGTATTGTATGAATTTTTAGAAGATCTCGCGACAAGACTCAGGAAAAATTTATGTATTGAAAGTAAATTTTTGGAAGATGAGTCATTAATTCATATTGAGCGTAGGATAGAAGAAGAATTATCAGAACTTTGGCAAATAGAACGTAAAAAGAATGTTGATCATTGTAAATACGCTTGGCCTGGCCCCTTGAGTGAAGAGTCTTCGTCACGTATTTCCCTTTCTGCCTATTCAGTTTTTGGCAGAAAAATTCGGACTGAATTGATAAAAATATATCCAGATGAAAAGGTTACAAGAAATAAAGTTCAAGCTTTTATTCCTTATTTATTTGGCTGCTTGATAGCTTGTGGAATTGCGCTACCACCGCATAGAAAGCCGGGAGTTCCATTGGGAGTTCGCCTTAAATTATCCGATATATGTTGGAAAAAAGGAGAAATCACACCTAAAAAAGAAAATGAAATATCCCTTGCTTTTTTTGTTAACTTATATCAAGAGCCTATTGTGCTGACAAAATATTTAAGAGCTGCAGAGCACACGGCGCAGGTTCCCGATTCAGATCGTGAAGAACGCGAAGCTCTATTTAGAAATGGTGATTTACAACTGCTTTGTTGTTCTCCTACAATGGAATTAGGCGTAGATATTAGCTCATTAAATGTGGTTAATATGCGTAATGTACCACCCACTCCTGCGAATTATGCACAGAGAAGTGGGCGCGCTGGAAGAGGAGGACAAGCCGCTTTTGTGTATACCTATTGTTCTTCAGGTAACAGTCATGATCAATATTTTTTTAGAAATGCACAAGACATGGTTGCCGGCAGTGTAAAGCCTCCCCCCCTTGATTTAAGCAACGAAGATCTTATTCGTTCTCACGTACATGCTATCTGGCTTGCTTCCGCTGGTGTCCGTTTAGGTTCGAAAATGACTGATGTGATCGATCTCAATGATGAAAAACCAGATAATACATTTATCAAGGAAGATAAAGTAACTAAATTAAAAGATATCAATACAAATAATATTGCCTTGCTAGCAGCACGTAAAGTTTTAGATGCTATTCCTGAATTGCAAGAAGCTGAGTGGTACAGGAAAAATCCTAAATGGCTTGATGAGACAATTAAAAATGCTTATATGCAATTTGACTTAGCCTTTGATCGCTGGCGTTTATTATTTAAGTCTGCTTTAAATCAAAGAGATAAAGCGCAAAAAATAAGCAACTCAAATGCTGCTAGTAAAGAAGATAGAATACGGGCAGATCGAGAAATAGAAGAGGCAAAAGCACAAATTGAATATTTAAGAGGCGATGACCGAGAAAAAACATCAGCCGATTTTTATCCTTATCGTTACTTAGCGAGTGAAGGTTTTCTCCCTGGTTATAATTTTCCGCGCTTGCCTTTATCTGCATTTATTCCTGGTTTAAAAGGTTTTGCTTATTTTAAAAGTAGATACAATCAAGAAAAGCCAGAATATCTTGCTAGGCCAAGGTTTATTGCGCTGTCTGAGTTTGGTCCGCAGTCGTTGATTTATCACAACGGTTCTCGTTATAAAATAAGCAAAGTGATCCTTCCACAACGTAATGTAGATGGCAATATTTTAACGCAGAAATCCTTATGCTGTAACAATTGTGGTTATTTGCATATAATTTCACATGAAAAAACTTATGATATCTGTGAAAATTGTTATTCAAACTCTTTGGAATCCATCGATCATTGTTTTCAAATGCAAAATGTTTCTACCCACAAAGTGGATCGGATTTCAGCCGATGAGGAAGAGCGCACACGCTATGGTTATAAAGTACGTTCTCTATTCCGATTTGCTGAGAGAGGGCATGAAAAAATTGTAGAAAAAATGAATATTTTAAGTGAAGAAAAAGAAATCCTTTTTTCGTGTCATTATGGGCCAGGCGCAACGCTTTGGCGCATGAATGAGGGTTGGTTGAAAAAGCGGAGTGATGAAGACTCACTCAGAGGATTTTTATTAGATAAAAATACTGGGCGCTGGGAAAGAGCGCCTGGAGAAGGCAGTGAAAGTGATTTTGAAACTAAAGAACTCATCGTTCCTTATGTCGAAGATAGAAAAAATGCACTTTATCTCGATAATTTCCCAGATAATTCGAAAGAATTTATAGCATCATTTCAAGCAGCACTCAAATCCTCTATCCAAATTGTCGCTCAATTAGCTGAAAGTGAATTATCTGCGGAGACTTTACCGAATCAAATTGCGCCCCATGGAATTCTCTTCTATGAAGCTGCAGAAGGTGGTGCAGGAGCGTTACGTAAAATTTCTTTAGATGAAAGACGCATGCAGCAGGTTGCTAAAGAGGCATTAAAACTGTGTCATTATGATCCTGATACAGGTGAAGATATATTGGATCCTACGGACAGTAGATATTGTATTTCTGCTTGCTATAAATGTCTTATGGGCTACTCCAATCAACAAGATCACGCGATACTCAATCGAAAATTAATTCGCAGTTATTTATTTGATCTAACAAAGTCACATAAAGAAACATTGACTGTCGCAGGAGAAGATTCAAAAACTCAGCTCGATAAACTATTAAAAGCCTGTGAAAGTGAACTTGAAAAGAAATTTGTACAATGGCTTTATGATAATAGCTTTAATTTACCAAATAAAGCGCAAAAATTTATTCCAGAAATAAATGCCAGACCTGATTTTATCTATACATACAATGGGCAAAATAATGTATTTGTTTTTGTGGATGGTCCACATCATGATTCCTTAATGGAACAGAAAAAAGATAAATTAATAGACGAAGCGTGTATGGATATTGGGGTGACTTCTTTGCGCTTTCATCATGCAGCACCATGGGAAAGTATAGTTTTGGAAATGCCTGATATTTTTGGAAGAGGTACACTAAAAAATATGGAGGCATAA
- a CDS encoding UvrD-helicase domain-containing protein, whose amino-acid sequence MSLANEKEPIKIAERVNEEFQVLAPKLELDTPWHAYVSFKNKKEDFEFRIGAVANKEEKIVDWRHPVAKFYYQKLNIGEEIELEPPFRSIQGAVTAFAAAEGYSGYLKSLEWSDLNGTAKIVRLDDGSFVDLNNTQSKDENEKITQVVKQSQQEGLPDLISLLTPEQYELITQKTSEPLIIQGRAGSGKTSVALHRVSWLLWDENEEHGINKKTKVLVVMFNKSLQSFVKQSIRSLNLEDKIEINTFHSWAISALESVYKGQLETISGKNLKKLFDKYSFKDNEKLVMIKSHAGISQLMEVYVKAQAKKTWDFIESKIPTYDTDNIRFKYKRSETAYVQDIIEFRQEIKRLILKEEDEYEKKRLEQIEILLQNVYEKSILYKEELLSLLSHWEWLMKCIPGLTEEKAKKIGQRQKIIQSEGKASSAKVGKYVEYDDYALLLRLVQLKRGGLPYGLLGETIFKFDHLVIDEAQDFGAMQLLVLLESVNSRTGVTIVGDTNQKIFPEKEFIGWDEIAKQLNFGNAKVTRLEVGHRSTLPIMWLADSVIGSEKILQGRQGAYPQIISVQSYFKLKEQITHFILKRIEEAPHAHICVVLHDKQMIEALKNDLQSLLKFKKIEVRQSERESFEFRKGVTVTNIHQIKGLEFDSIIIADANNKYWPDDIDNRRLMYVAITRAQEKFLALYEGQPTPLLDVLNEKEFWKPVERFFTQKEFKPVEIIAEELDEALTVFDLEF is encoded by the coding sequence ATGAGCTTAGCGAATGAAAAAGAACCAATTAAAATTGCAGAACGTGTGAACGAAGAGTTTCAAGTTTTAGCCCCGAAATTAGAGTTGGACACGCCTTGGCATGCTTATGTTTCTTTTAAAAATAAAAAAGAAGATTTTGAATTTCGCATTGGGGCAGTGGCAAACAAAGAAGAAAAAATAGTCGATTGGCGGCATCCTGTTGCGAAGTTTTATTATCAAAAATTGAATATTGGTGAAGAAATTGAGCTCGAACCTCCTTTTCGCAGTATACAAGGTGCCGTAACAGCTTTTGCCGCGGCCGAGGGATATTCGGGTTATTTAAAATCCCTCGAATGGAGTGATTTAAATGGCACCGCAAAAATTGTTCGTCTTGATGATGGCTCCTTTGTTGACCTAAACAATACCCAAAGCAAAGATGAGAATGAAAAAATAACTCAAGTTGTTAAACAGTCACAACAAGAAGGCTTACCCGATCTCATTTCCTTACTTACACCTGAACAATACGAACTGATTACGCAAAAAACATCTGAACCCCTGATCATTCAAGGGCGTGCGGGTTCGGGAAAAACTTCAGTAGCTCTGCATAGAGTGTCTTGGTTGTTATGGGATGAAAATGAAGAACACGGGATCAATAAAAAAACTAAAGTTTTAGTTGTGATGTTCAATAAATCTCTGCAGAGTTTTGTGAAACAAAGTATAAGATCTTTGAACTTAGAAGATAAAATTGAAATCAATACCTTTCATTCCTGGGCAATCTCAGCTTTGGAAAGCGTTTATAAAGGCCAATTAGAAACCATTTCCGGGAAAAATTTAAAAAAATTATTTGATAAATATTCTTTTAAAGACAATGAAAAATTGGTGATGATAAAATCCCATGCAGGTATTTCTCAATTGATGGAAGTTTATGTAAAGGCGCAAGCTAAAAAAACTTGGGATTTTATCGAAAGTAAAATTCCTACGTACGATACAGATAATATTCGATTTAAATATAAGCGCAGTGAAACAGCCTATGTGCAAGATATAATCGAATTCAGACAAGAAATAAAAAGACTCATATTAAAAGAAGAAGATGAGTATGAAAAAAAACGTTTGGAGCAAATCGAAATACTCCTGCAAAATGTTTATGAAAAATCTATTTTGTATAAAGAAGAACTGTTGAGTTTATTAAGCCATTGGGAATGGTTGATGAAATGCATTCCTGGTTTGACAGAAGAAAAAGCTAAAAAAATAGGACAAAGACAAAAAATAATACAAAGCGAAGGTAAGGCTAGCAGTGCAAAAGTCGGTAAATATGTAGAGTACGATGACTATGCACTTTTATTGCGACTTGTTCAACTCAAACGTGGTGGTTTGCCCTATGGTTTGTTAGGTGAAACTATTTTTAAATTCGATCACTTGGTCATCGATGAAGCGCAAGATTTTGGAGCGATGCAATTATTGGTTCTCCTGGAGTCTGTTAACTCTCGCACCGGTGTTACTATAGTTGGCGATACCAATCAAAAAATATTTCCAGAAAAAGAATTTATTGGTTGGGATGAAATTGCAAAACAATTAAATTTCGGGAATGCAAAAGTAACAAGATTGGAAGTCGGACACCGTTCGACTCTCCCAATCATGTGGCTTGCCGATTCTGTGATAGGTTCCGAAAAAATTCTACAAGGAAGACAAGGAGCTTATCCACAAATAATTTCTGTTCAATCCTATTTTAAATTGAAGGAACAAATTACACATTTTATTTTAAAGCGGATAGAAGAAGCACCCCATGCGCATATTTGTGTTGTTTTACACGATAAGCAAATGATTGAAGCTTTAAAAAATGATCTTCAGTCGCTCTTAAAATTTAAAAAAATTGAAGTGCGACAAAGTGAACGTGAGTCTTTTGAGTTTCGCAAAGGTGTTACTGTCACAAATATTCATCAGATAAAAGGTCTTGAATTTGATTCTATTATTATAGCCGATGCAAATAATAAATATTGGCCTGATGATATCGACAACCGTCGTCTTATGTATGTAGCTATCACCCGAGCACAAGAAAAATTTTTAGCTCTCTATGAAGGACAGCCGACTCCATTATTAGATGTATTGAATGAAAAAGAATTTTGGAAACCTGTGGAACGTTTTTTTACCCAAAAAGAATTTAAGCCTGTTGAAATAATTGCTGAGGAGCTTGATGAAGCTCTGACTGTTTTTGATTTGGAGTTCTAA
- a CDS encoding GNAT family N-acetyltransferase, producing the protein MQENNKKSEKLEYLIRPLEKKDLPAVAFLCEALGFAGSAIELEKRFQDLILFSHHQVRVAQSNCDGHIIGFIHFFEAPSLLSCKTLEIGALVVESNWRKQGVGKGLMLTAEQWARSKGCQSVLLATQTKRADAHQFYAKLGYEKELEAYFLRKNFKKIF; encoded by the coding sequence ATGCAAGAGAATAATAAAAAGAGCGAAAAGCTTGAATATTTAATTAGACCTTTAGAAAAAAAAGATTTACCAGCAGTGGCTTTCCTTTGCGAAGCACTGGGTTTTGCAGGGTCTGCAATTGAATTAGAAAAAAGATTTCAGGATTTAATTTTATTTTCGCATCATCAAGTGCGCGTTGCTCAGAGCAATTGTGATGGACATATAATTGGTTTTATCCATTTTTTCGAAGCGCCTTCACTTTTGAGTTGTAAAACCTTAGAAATAGGAGCTCTGGTTGTGGAAAGCAATTGGAGAAAGCAGGGTGTGGGCAAAGGACTTATGCTTACAGCAGAACAATGGGCAAGATCCAAGGGCTGTCAATCTGTGCTCTTAGCAACTCAGACCAAACGTGCAGATGCTCATCAATTTTATGCAAAATTAGGTTATGAAAAAGAACTAGAAGCCTATTTTTTGCGGAAGAACTTCAAGAAAATATTTTAA